The following proteins come from a genomic window of Mauremys mutica isolate MM-2020 ecotype Southern chromosome 7, ASM2049712v1, whole genome shotgun sequence:
- the USP19 gene encoding ubiquitin carboxyl-terminal hydrolase 19 isoform X3: protein MSSSTSAPGQRRASRGLEDATNKKKQKDRANQESKEGERGPGSDPKKDLLLDWKQNADEVIVKLNLGSGALKLEEVDAAFTDTDCVVRLPDGRQWSGQFYGEIESSCSKVQGKKGNFLQLVLQKKIPLHTWASLLKKRKDGSKELAKGAGRQNAKEQAPPAQATPEEPARSKREFPNSKPAPGRGEAPEGKSPASPGLQSGPSAKRAGYLKVALMEEEPNAGVPGGLEPGKGPSRQDGRAACGDAATGLTPPLVKADVLQKEPGLVGMQPLAAPSESFPQHMAPCPEKRALQPAASQGLAALGEAVLAPASPPLSRDDWSKEDVALEAAADEPEPMVSLTLVKNDSYEKGSDSVVVHVYVKEIHRESSKVLFREQDFTLVFQTSDVNFLRLHPSCGPHTVFRWQVKLRNLIEPDQCTYNFTVSRINICLKKRHSQRWGGLEAPAARVGGAKVAMPTGPTPLDKSQPGSNQHPLSSKEEARAGEKEKPRAEDGGLEGVVARTATEHVPVKQEPHVPSPPQQREAPLRPLPRPWQPKPMCMVPPMTHSPVSSESVEEDEEEEEKKVCLPGFTGLVNLGNTCFMNSVIQSLSNTRELRDYFHDRSFEAEINYTNPLGTGGRLAIGFAVLLRALWKGTHHAFQPSKLKAIVASKASQFTGYAQHDAQEFMAFLLDGLHEDLNRIQNKPYTETVDSDGRPDEVVAEEAWQRHKMRNDSFIVDLFQGQYKSKLVCPVCAKVSITFDPFLYLPVPLPQKQKVLTVYYFAKEPHKKPVKFLVSISKENSSAAEVLDSVAHSMRVKPENLRLAEVIKNRFHRMFPPSQSLDTVSPTDLLLCFEVLSPELAKERVVVLQVQQRPQVPSGPISKCAACQKTQQAEDEKLKRCTRCYRVGYCNVGCQKTHWPDHKALCRPENIGFPFLISVPESRLTYSRLAQLLEGYARYSVSVFQPPFQLGPQPLLPEKLDLPARSSCGAAPPAPEAGDADRAPHRQEPQLSTPELHPELGEASAVPRSSVLSSDSGCSEHSLEAQGEGCWAKEPSYERGPKPEAAVPGYQHAPDVLSAHATQFYINTIDGASREHKLEEKGDAPLELTDDCSLALVWKNNERLKEFVLVESKELECVEDPGSASEAARAGHFTLGQCLNLFTKPEVLAPEEAWYCPKCKQHREASKQLMLWRLPNVLIIQLKRFSFRSFIWRDKINDMVEFPVRSLDLSKFCIGQKEEQQQQPMYDLYAVINHYGGMIGGHYTAYARLPSDKTSQRSDVGWRLFDDSTVTTVDESQVVTRYAYVLFYRRRNSPVGRPPEHRPDMAAAAEPAASQASLIWQELEAEEDEEPEAHRRHARTPCQPRGQKASQAARQHADEGCLRYVVLGTMAAIVALFLNVFYPLISQSRWR, encoded by the exons ATGTCCAGCAGCACCAGTGCCCCAGGCCAGAGGCGAGCGTCCCGGGGGCTGGAGGATGCAACCAACAAGAAGAAGCAGAAGGACCGAGCCAACCAGGAGAGCAAGGAGGGCGAGAGAGGCCCTGGCAGCGACCCTAAGAAAG ACCTGCTGCTGGACTGGAAGCAGAACGCTGACGAGGTCATTGTGAAGCTGAACTTGGGCAGCGGAGCCCTGAAGTTGGAGGAGGTGGATGCTGCGTTCACAGACACCGACTGCGTGGTCAGGCTGCCAG ATGGCCGCCAGTGGAGTGGCCAGTTCTACGGGGAGATCGAGAGCTCCTGCAGCAAAGTCCAGGGTAAGAAGGGCAACTTCCTGCAGCTGGTGCTTCAGAAGAAGATCCCCCTGCACACCTGGGCGTCGCTCCTG AAGAAGCGGAAGGACGGATCCAAGGAGCTAGCCAAGGGGGCCGGGCGCCAGAATGCGAAGGAGCAGGCCCCGCCCGCACAGGCCACCCCCGAGGAGCCGGCCAGGAGCAAACGGGAGTTCCCCAACTCAAAGCCAGCTCCAGGGAGGGGCGAGGCCCCAGAAGGGAAGAGCCCGGCCAGCCCCGGGCTGCAAAGCGGGCCCAGCGCCAAGCGGGCCGGGTACCTCAAGGTGGCTCTGATGGAGGAGGAGCCAAATGCCGGGGTCCCTGGGGGCTTGGAGCCTGGCAAGGGACCCAGCCGGCAGGACGGCCGAGCAGCCTGCGGCGATGCTGCCACGGGCCTGACCCCGCCTCTGGTGAAG GCCGACGTGCTGCAGAAGGAGCCCGGACTTGTGGGGATGCAGCCGCTTGCTGCCCCTTCGGAGAGCTTCCCCCAGCACATGGCACCCTGCCCGGAGAAGAGAGCCCTGCAGCCGGCCGCTTCCCAGGGCCTGGCAGCCCTCGGAGAGGCTGTCCTGGCCCCCGCCTCCCCTCCGCTGAGCAGAGACGACTGGTCCAAGGAGGATGTTGCCCTGGAAGCAGCAGCGGATG AGCCAGAGCCTATGGTGAGCCTGACCTTGGTGAAGAACGACTCGTACGAGAAGGGGAGTGATTCAGTGGTGGTGCACGTCTACGTGAAGGAGATCCACAGGGAGAGCTCCAAGGTGCTGTTCCGGGAGCAGGACTTCACGCTGGTGTTCCAGACCAG CGATGTGAACTTCCTGCGACTGCACCCCAGCTGCGGCCCCCACACGGTGTTCAGGTGGCAGGTGAAACTCAG GAACCTCATTGAGCCGGACCAGTGCACGTACAACTTCACCGTCTCCCGCATCAACATCTGCCTGAAGAAACGCCACAGCcagcgctggggggggctggAAGCCCCGGCTGCACGAG TGGGTGGTGCGAAGGTTGCCATGCCAACAGGCCCTACCCCTCTGGATAAGAGCCAGCCGGGCAGTAACCAGCATCCCCTGTCCAGTAAGGAGGAGGCTCGGgcaggggagaaggagaagcCCAGAGCAGAGGATGGTGGCCTGGAGGGTGTCGTGGCCCGGACGGCCACAGAGCACGTCCCAGTGAAGCAGGAACCGCACGTCCCATCG CCCCCACAGCAGCGAGAGGCCCCGCTCAGGCCTCTCCCTCGGCCTTGGCAGCCCAAGCCGATGTGCATGGTCCCGCCGATGACTCACAGCCCGGTGAGCAGCGAGAGCgtggaggaggacgaggaggaggaggagaagaaggtgtGTCTGCCGGGCTTCACGGGGCTGGTGAATCTGGGGAACACCTGCTTCATGAACAGCGTCATCCAGTCCCTGTCCAACACGCGGGAGCTGCGGGACTATTTCCATg ATCGCTCCTTCGAGGCGGAGATCAACTACACCAACCCGCTGGGCACGGGGGGGCGCCTGGCCATCGGCTTCGCTGTGCTCCTGCGGGCGCTCTGGAAGGGCACCCACCACGCCTTCCAGCCCTCCAAGCTGAAG GCAATCGTGGCCAGCAAGGCCAGCCAGTTCACGGGCTACGCCCAGCACGATGCCCAGGAGTTCATGGCCTTCCTTCTCGACGGCCTGCACGAGGACCTGAACCGCATCCAGAACAAGCCCTACACGGAGACGGTGGACTCGGACGGGCGGCCCGACGAG GTGGTggcagaggaggcctggcagCGGCACAAGATGAGGAACGACTCCTTCATCGTGGACCTCTTTCAGGGCCAGTACAAGTCCAAGCTGGTGTGCCCGGTGTGCGCCAAG GTATCCATCACGTTTGACCCCTTCCTCTACCTGCCGGTGCCCCTGCCCCAGAAGCAGAAGGTGCTGACTGTCTATTACTTTGCGAAGGAGCCGCACAAGAAGCCTGTCAAG TTCCTCGTCAGCATCAGCAAGGAGAACTCCAGCGCTGCAGAGGTGCTGGACTCGGTCGCCCACAGCATGCGTGTGAAGCCAGAGAACCTGCGCCTGGCAGAG GTGATCAAGAACCGCTTCCACCGCATGTTCCCGCCGTCCCAGTCGCTGGACACGGTCTCCCCCACAGACCTGCTCCTGTGCTTCGAGGTGCTGTCCCCAGAGCTGGCCAAGGAGCGGGTGGTGGTGCTGCAGGTCCAGCAG CGTCCCCAGGTGCCCAGCGGCCCCATCAGCAAGTGTGCGGCCTGCCAGAAGACGCAGCAGGCAGAGGACGAGAAGCTGAAGCGCTGCACTAGGTGCTACCGAGTGGGCTACTGCAACGT GGGGTGTCAGAAAACGCACTGGCCAGATCACAAAGCCCTGTGCCGCCCCGAGAACATCGGCTTCCCCTTCCTCATCAGTGTGCCGGAGTCGCGCCTCACCTACTCCCgcctggcccagctcctggagggctACGCAAG GTACTCGGTCAGCGTGTTCCAGCCTCCTTTCCAGCTgggcccgcagcccctgctccccgagAAGCTGGACCTGCCTGCGAGGAGTAGCTGTggggctgccccccctgccccagaggcggGGGATGCAGACAGGGCCCCTCACCGGCAGGAGCCTCAGCTCTCCACCCCGGAGCTGCACCCGGAGCTGGGGGAGGCCAGCGCAGTGCCCAGGAGTTCCGTGCTCAGCTCGGACTCAGGCTGCTCTGAGCACTCCCTGGAGGCGCAGGGCGAGGGCTGCTGGGCGAAGGAGCCGTCCTACGAGCGAGGCCCCAAGCCTGAAG CTGCCGTCCCCGGATACCAGCATGCGCCCGACGTGCTCAGTGCCCACGCCACCCAGTTCTACATCAACACGATCGACGGAGCCAGCCGAGAGCACAAGCTGGAGGAGAAAG GCGATGCCCCGCTGGAGCTGACGGACGACTgctccctggccctggtgtggaAGAACAACGAACGCCTCAAGGAGTTTGTGCTGGTGGAGTCCAAGGAGCTGGAGTGTGTGGAGGACCCGGGCTCGGCCAGCGAGGCGGCCAGGGCCGGCCACTTCACGCTAGGCCAGTGCCTCAACCTCTTCACCAAGCCCGAAGTGCTGGCGCCCGAGGAAGCGTG gtacTGCCCCAAGTGCAAGCAGCATCGCGAGGCCTCCAAGCAGCTCATGCTCTGGCGCCTGCCCAACGTGCTCATCATCCAGCTCAAGCGCTTCTCCTTCCGCAGCTTCATCTGGAGGGACAAGATCAACGACATGGTGGAGTTCCCGGTCCG gagcctggacttgAGCAAGTTCTGCATTGGGCagaaggaggagcagcagcagcagcccatgtACGACCTGTATGCGGTGATCAATCACTACGGCGGGATGATCGGCGGGCACTACACGGCCTACGCCCGGCTGCCCAGCGACAAGACCAGCCAGCGCAGCGACGtgg GCTGGCGGCTCTTTGACGACAGCACGGTGACCACAGTGGACGAGAGCCAGGTGGTGACGAGATACGCGTACGTCCTCTTCTACCGCCGGCGGAACTCTCCCGTGGGGCGCCCCCCGGAGCACCGGCCAGACATGGCTGCCGCCGCCGAGCCAGCCGCCAGCCAG GCTTCTCTGATCTGGCAGGAACTGGAGGCCGAAGAGGACGAGGAGCCCGAGGCTCACAGGAGGCATGCCAGGACGCCCTGCCAGCCCCGTGGCCAGAAGGCAAGCCAGGCCGCCCGGCAGCACGCTGACGAAGGCTGCCTCCGATACGTTGTGCTGGGCACCATGGCAGCCATTGTGGCACTCTTCCTAAATGTCTTCTACCCCCTCATCTCCCAGAGCCGCTGGAGATAG
- the USP19 gene encoding ubiquitin carboxyl-terminal hydrolase 19 isoform X2 — translation MSSSTSAPGQRRASRGLEDATNKKKQKDRANQESKEGERGPGSDPKKDLLLDWKQNADEVIVKLNLGSGALKLEEVDAAFTDTDCVVRLPDGRQWSGQFYGEIESSCSKVQGKKGNFLQLVLQKKIPLHTWASLLKRKDGSKELAKGAGRQNAKEQAPPAQATPEEPARSKREFPNSKPAPGRGEAPEGKSPASPGLQSGPSAKRAGYLKVALMEEEPNAGVPGGLEPGKGPSRQDGRAACGDAATGLTPPLVKADVLQKEPGLVGMQPLAAPSESFPQHMAPCPEKRALQPAASQGLAALGEAVLAPASPPLSRDDWSKEDVALEAAADEPEPMVSLTLVKNDSYEKGSDSVVVHVYVKEIHRESSKVLFREQDFTLVFQTSDVNFLRLHPSCGPHTVFRWQVKLRNLIEPDQCTYNFTVSRINICLKKRHSQRWGGLEAPAARGAVGGAKVAMPTGPTPLDKSQPGSNQHPLSSKEEARAGEKEKPRAEDGGLEGVVARTATEHVPVKQEPHVPSPPQQREAPLRPLPRPWQPKPMCMVPPMTHSPVSSESVEEDEEEEEKKVCLPGFTGLVNLGNTCFMNSVIQSLSNTRELRDYFHDRSFEAEINYTNPLGTGGRLAIGFAVLLRALWKGTHHAFQPSKLKAIVASKASQFTGYAQHDAQEFMAFLLDGLHEDLNRIQNKPYTETVDSDGRPDEVVAEEAWQRHKMRNDSFIVDLFQGQYKSKLVCPVCAKVSITFDPFLYLPVPLPQKQKVLTVYYFAKEPHKKPVKFLVSISKENSSAAEVLDSVAHSMRVKPENLRLAEVIKNRFHRMFPPSQSLDTVSPTDLLLCFEVLSPELAKERVVVLQVQQRPQVPSGPISKCAACQKTQQAEDEKLKRCTRCYRVGYCNVGCQKTHWPDHKALCRPENIGFPFLISVPESRLTYSRLAQLLEGYARYSVSVFQPPFQLGPQPLLPEKLDLPARSSCGAAPPAPEAGDADRAPHRQEPQLSTPELHPELGEASAVPRSSVLSSDSGCSEHSLEAQGEGCWAKEPSYERGPKPEAAVPGYQHAPDVLSAHATQFYINTIDGASREHKLEEKGDAPLELTDDCSLALVWKNNERLKEFVLVESKELECVEDPGSASEAARAGHFTLGQCLNLFTKPEVLAPEEAWYCPKCKQHREASKQLMLWRLPNVLIIQLKRFSFRSFIWRDKINDMVEFPVRSLDLSKFCIGQKEEQQQQPMYDLYAVINHYGGMIGGHYTAYARLPSDKTSQRSDVGWRLFDDSTVTTVDESQVVTRYAYVLFYRRRNSPVGRPPEHRPDMAAAAEPAASQASLIWQELEAEEDEEPEAHRRHARTPCQPRGQKASQAARQHADEGCLRYVVLGTMAAIVALFLNVFYPLISQSRWR, via the exons ATGTCCAGCAGCACCAGTGCCCCAGGCCAGAGGCGAGCGTCCCGGGGGCTGGAGGATGCAACCAACAAGAAGAAGCAGAAGGACCGAGCCAACCAGGAGAGCAAGGAGGGCGAGAGAGGCCCTGGCAGCGACCCTAAGAAAG ACCTGCTGCTGGACTGGAAGCAGAACGCTGACGAGGTCATTGTGAAGCTGAACTTGGGCAGCGGAGCCCTGAAGTTGGAGGAGGTGGATGCTGCGTTCACAGACACCGACTGCGTGGTCAGGCTGCCAG ATGGCCGCCAGTGGAGTGGCCAGTTCTACGGGGAGATCGAGAGCTCCTGCAGCAAAGTCCAGGGTAAGAAGGGCAACTTCCTGCAGCTGGTGCTTCAGAAGAAGATCCCCCTGCACACCTGGGCGTCGCTCCTG AAGCGGAAGGACGGATCCAAGGAGCTAGCCAAGGGGGCCGGGCGCCAGAATGCGAAGGAGCAGGCCCCGCCCGCACAGGCCACCCCCGAGGAGCCGGCCAGGAGCAAACGGGAGTTCCCCAACTCAAAGCCAGCTCCAGGGAGGGGCGAGGCCCCAGAAGGGAAGAGCCCGGCCAGCCCCGGGCTGCAAAGCGGGCCCAGCGCCAAGCGGGCCGGGTACCTCAAGGTGGCTCTGATGGAGGAGGAGCCAAATGCCGGGGTCCCTGGGGGCTTGGAGCCTGGCAAGGGACCCAGCCGGCAGGACGGCCGAGCAGCCTGCGGCGATGCTGCCACGGGCCTGACCCCGCCTCTGGTGAAG GCCGACGTGCTGCAGAAGGAGCCCGGACTTGTGGGGATGCAGCCGCTTGCTGCCCCTTCGGAGAGCTTCCCCCAGCACATGGCACCCTGCCCGGAGAAGAGAGCCCTGCAGCCGGCCGCTTCCCAGGGCCTGGCAGCCCTCGGAGAGGCTGTCCTGGCCCCCGCCTCCCCTCCGCTGAGCAGAGACGACTGGTCCAAGGAGGATGTTGCCCTGGAAGCAGCAGCGGATG AGCCAGAGCCTATGGTGAGCCTGACCTTGGTGAAGAACGACTCGTACGAGAAGGGGAGTGATTCAGTGGTGGTGCACGTCTACGTGAAGGAGATCCACAGGGAGAGCTCCAAGGTGCTGTTCCGGGAGCAGGACTTCACGCTGGTGTTCCAGACCAG CGATGTGAACTTCCTGCGACTGCACCCCAGCTGCGGCCCCCACACGGTGTTCAGGTGGCAGGTGAAACTCAG GAACCTCATTGAGCCGGACCAGTGCACGTACAACTTCACCGTCTCCCGCATCAACATCTGCCTGAAGAAACGCCACAGCcagcgctggggggggctggAAGCCCCGGCTGCACGAG GTGCAGTGGGTGGTGCGAAGGTTGCCATGCCAACAGGCCCTACCCCTCTGGATAAGAGCCAGCCGGGCAGTAACCAGCATCCCCTGTCCAGTAAGGAGGAGGCTCGGgcaggggagaaggagaagcCCAGAGCAGAGGATGGTGGCCTGGAGGGTGTCGTGGCCCGGACGGCCACAGAGCACGTCCCAGTGAAGCAGGAACCGCACGTCCCATCG CCCCCACAGCAGCGAGAGGCCCCGCTCAGGCCTCTCCCTCGGCCTTGGCAGCCCAAGCCGATGTGCATGGTCCCGCCGATGACTCACAGCCCGGTGAGCAGCGAGAGCgtggaggaggacgaggaggaggaggagaagaaggtgtGTCTGCCGGGCTTCACGGGGCTGGTGAATCTGGGGAACACCTGCTTCATGAACAGCGTCATCCAGTCCCTGTCCAACACGCGGGAGCTGCGGGACTATTTCCATg ATCGCTCCTTCGAGGCGGAGATCAACTACACCAACCCGCTGGGCACGGGGGGGCGCCTGGCCATCGGCTTCGCTGTGCTCCTGCGGGCGCTCTGGAAGGGCACCCACCACGCCTTCCAGCCCTCCAAGCTGAAG GCAATCGTGGCCAGCAAGGCCAGCCAGTTCACGGGCTACGCCCAGCACGATGCCCAGGAGTTCATGGCCTTCCTTCTCGACGGCCTGCACGAGGACCTGAACCGCATCCAGAACAAGCCCTACACGGAGACGGTGGACTCGGACGGGCGGCCCGACGAG GTGGTggcagaggaggcctggcagCGGCACAAGATGAGGAACGACTCCTTCATCGTGGACCTCTTTCAGGGCCAGTACAAGTCCAAGCTGGTGTGCCCGGTGTGCGCCAAG GTATCCATCACGTTTGACCCCTTCCTCTACCTGCCGGTGCCCCTGCCCCAGAAGCAGAAGGTGCTGACTGTCTATTACTTTGCGAAGGAGCCGCACAAGAAGCCTGTCAAG TTCCTCGTCAGCATCAGCAAGGAGAACTCCAGCGCTGCAGAGGTGCTGGACTCGGTCGCCCACAGCATGCGTGTGAAGCCAGAGAACCTGCGCCTGGCAGAG GTGATCAAGAACCGCTTCCACCGCATGTTCCCGCCGTCCCAGTCGCTGGACACGGTCTCCCCCACAGACCTGCTCCTGTGCTTCGAGGTGCTGTCCCCAGAGCTGGCCAAGGAGCGGGTGGTGGTGCTGCAGGTCCAGCAG CGTCCCCAGGTGCCCAGCGGCCCCATCAGCAAGTGTGCGGCCTGCCAGAAGACGCAGCAGGCAGAGGACGAGAAGCTGAAGCGCTGCACTAGGTGCTACCGAGTGGGCTACTGCAACGT GGGGTGTCAGAAAACGCACTGGCCAGATCACAAAGCCCTGTGCCGCCCCGAGAACATCGGCTTCCCCTTCCTCATCAGTGTGCCGGAGTCGCGCCTCACCTACTCCCgcctggcccagctcctggagggctACGCAAG GTACTCGGTCAGCGTGTTCCAGCCTCCTTTCCAGCTgggcccgcagcccctgctccccgagAAGCTGGACCTGCCTGCGAGGAGTAGCTGTggggctgccccccctgccccagaggcggGGGATGCAGACAGGGCCCCTCACCGGCAGGAGCCTCAGCTCTCCACCCCGGAGCTGCACCCGGAGCTGGGGGAGGCCAGCGCAGTGCCCAGGAGTTCCGTGCTCAGCTCGGACTCAGGCTGCTCTGAGCACTCCCTGGAGGCGCAGGGCGAGGGCTGCTGGGCGAAGGAGCCGTCCTACGAGCGAGGCCCCAAGCCTGAAG CTGCCGTCCCCGGATACCAGCATGCGCCCGACGTGCTCAGTGCCCACGCCACCCAGTTCTACATCAACACGATCGACGGAGCCAGCCGAGAGCACAAGCTGGAGGAGAAAG GCGATGCCCCGCTGGAGCTGACGGACGACTgctccctggccctggtgtggaAGAACAACGAACGCCTCAAGGAGTTTGTGCTGGTGGAGTCCAAGGAGCTGGAGTGTGTGGAGGACCCGGGCTCGGCCAGCGAGGCGGCCAGGGCCGGCCACTTCACGCTAGGCCAGTGCCTCAACCTCTTCACCAAGCCCGAAGTGCTGGCGCCCGAGGAAGCGTG gtacTGCCCCAAGTGCAAGCAGCATCGCGAGGCCTCCAAGCAGCTCATGCTCTGGCGCCTGCCCAACGTGCTCATCATCCAGCTCAAGCGCTTCTCCTTCCGCAGCTTCATCTGGAGGGACAAGATCAACGACATGGTGGAGTTCCCGGTCCG gagcctggacttgAGCAAGTTCTGCATTGGGCagaaggaggagcagcagcagcagcccatgtACGACCTGTATGCGGTGATCAATCACTACGGCGGGATGATCGGCGGGCACTACACGGCCTACGCCCGGCTGCCCAGCGACAAGACCAGCCAGCGCAGCGACGtgg GCTGGCGGCTCTTTGACGACAGCACGGTGACCACAGTGGACGAGAGCCAGGTGGTGACGAGATACGCGTACGTCCTCTTCTACCGCCGGCGGAACTCTCCCGTGGGGCGCCCCCCGGAGCACCGGCCAGACATGGCTGCCGCCGCCGAGCCAGCCGCCAGCCAG GCTTCTCTGATCTGGCAGGAACTGGAGGCCGAAGAGGACGAGGAGCCCGAGGCTCACAGGAGGCATGCCAGGACGCCCTGCCAGCCCCGTGGCCAGAAGGCAAGCCAGGCCGCCCGGCAGCACGCTGACGAAGGCTGCCTCCGATACGTTGTGCTGGGCACCATGGCAGCCATTGTGGCACTCTTCCTAAATGTCTTCTACCCCCTCATCTCCCAGAGCCGCTGGAGATAG